The Theileria annulata chromosome 3, complete sequence, *** SEQUENCING IN PROGRESS *** genome has a segment encoding these proteins:
- a CDS encoding uncharacterized protein (note;~Tap-24g11.q1c.cand.47 - score = 13.69) — MVDQPSGFDPGSTVVLKGFPSSFGKNECRNFFSWFGPVIYVDKVKDNSGESCFVVVFASNYHSEQVLSMKTINLKENGDRVTVHSPKEMESLWNSIGGMVQNATTVFFIYYKSLFKIYKLYLYNKIIIIISQIINF; from the exons ATGGTTGATCAGCCCTCTGGATTCGATCCTGGCTCTACTGTGGTTTTGAAGGGGTTCCCTTCAAGTTTCGGCAAGAACGAATGTAGGAATTTTTTCTCTTGGTTTGGGCCTGTGATTTATGTGGATAAAGTCAAGGACAATTCAGGAGAATCATGTTTCGTGGTCGTTTTCGCCTCTAACTACCACTCAGAG CAAGTTCTAAGCATGAAGactataaatttgaaagaAAATGGAGATCGTGTTACAGTTCATTCTCCCAAAGAAATGGAGTCTCTTTGGAATTCGATTGGCGGCATGGTCCAAAATGCTACAAcggtattttttatttactataaatccttatttaaaatttataaattatatttatataataaaataataataattatttcacaaattataaatttttag